The Lutibacter profundi genome includes a region encoding these proteins:
- a CDS encoding ABC transporter ATP-binding protein, whose protein sequence is MISVTNLTKKYNNVQVLNIEALEIPDGQAFGLVGNNGAGKTTFFNLILDLISPTTGFITNKNIQVNKSEDWKPFTAAFIDESFLIGYLTPEEYFYFIGELRGMNKADVDTFLAQFSEIFNDEILGKKKYLRDLSKGNQKKAGIVAALIGNPEVIVLDEPFANLDPTTQIRLKLLLKELTKNNNSTVLISSHDLGHITEVCERIVVLDKGNVVKDLKTSKETLKELESYFSA, encoded by the coding sequence ATGATATCAGTAACTAATCTCACAAAAAAATACAACAACGTTCAAGTTTTAAATATAGAAGCATTAGAAATTCCAGACGGACAAGCTTTTGGTTTGGTAGGAAACAACGGAGCAGGGAAAACTACTTTTTTTAATTTAATACTCGATTTAATAAGTCCAACAACCGGATTTATTACTAATAAAAATATTCAGGTTAATAAAAGTGAAGATTGGAAACCTTTTACGGCTGCTTTTATTGATGAAAGCTTTTTAATTGGGTATTTAACTCCTGAAGAATATTTCTATTTTATTGGTGAACTACGAGGGATGAACAAAGCCGATGTTGATACTTTTTTAGCGCAATTTTCAGAAATTTTTAATGATGAAATTTTAGGAAAGAAAAAATATTTACGGGATTTATCAAAAGGAAATCAAAAAAAAGCTGGAATTGTAGCTGCATTAATTGGGAATCCAGAGGTAATTGTGTTAGATGAACCCTTTGCAAATTTAGATCCAACCACACAAATTAGACTTAAGTTATTGTTAAAGGAATTAACCAAAAATAATAATTCAACAGTGTTAATTTCAAGTCATGATTTAGGTCATATAACAGAGGTTTGTGAACGTATTGTTGTGCTAGATAAAGGCAATGTGGTTAAAGATTTAAAAACGTCTAAAGAAACACTAAAAGAATTGGAATCCTATTTCTCTGCGTAA
- a CDS encoding DUF5687 family protein — MISHFLTLEWKQFSRAAYFQKGIAIKILLIFAVIYFGGSALIMGGALYFILKDAIPKTDPIVIVNNFLIYWFLFDLILRYFMQQLPVMNIKPLMTIPVKKKTVIHYLLGKTTISFFNFLPIFVLFPFSVVLLIKNYPAVNVIFWFLSMGFLTYSINFLNFLINKVNAIFYSLISVLVVLIVLEYFKIFQISKPIGTAFNTLYNNPILIVIPALLLAVLYFMNFKYIKSDFYIDGKVSKNIKEVNTADLSWMNRFGSVAIFLKNDVKLIWRNARPRQVMLMSFLFLFYGLLFYTNKTYQEMPAILAFASIFVTGGFLLTFGQLVPSWDSEYYKLLMSQNISYKKYLESKWYLMVFAVTISFVLSTPYLYFGWKIYGMIVAGAFFNIGLNSFITLFGGALNRTPVELNVKAKAFSNTNGFNPTQMLIALPKMVLPMLLFYIPYKFINFEAGLLVLGFSGVLGIIFRNFFLTKIEGIYQKGKYKTIAAYNEKK; from the coding sequence ATGATTTCACACTTTTTAACTTTAGAATGGAAACAATTTTCTAGAGCCGCCTATTTTCAAAAAGGAATTGCTATTAAAATTTTATTAATATTTGCCGTAATTTATTTTGGGGGCAGCGCCTTAATTATGGGAGGAGCCTTGTATTTTATTTTAAAAGATGCAATTCCAAAAACTGATCCTATTGTTATTGTAAATAACTTTTTAATTTATTGGTTTTTGTTTGATTTGATTTTGAGATATTTTATGCAACAATTACCAGTAATGAATATTAAACCGCTAATGACTATTCCTGTTAAAAAGAAAACAGTTATTCATTATTTATTAGGAAAAACTACCATTTCTTTTTTTAATTTTTTGCCAATATTTGTGCTTTTCCCTTTTAGCGTGGTTTTGCTTATAAAAAATTATCCGGCAGTAAATGTGATATTTTGGTTTTTATCAATGGGGTTTCTAACCTATTCAATCAACTTTTTAAACTTTCTAATTAACAAAGTAAATGCAATTTTTTACAGTTTAATTTCTGTGTTGGTTGTACTAATTGTGTTAGAATATTTTAAAATATTTCAAATATCAAAACCTATTGGTACTGCTTTTAACACGTTGTACAATAACCCAATATTAATTGTAATTCCGGCTTTACTATTGGCGGTTTTGTATTTTATGAATTTCAAGTATATAAAAAGTGATTTTTATATAGATGGAAAAGTTTCAAAAAACATAAAAGAAGTTAATACAGCTGATTTATCTTGGATGAATAGATTTGGAAGTGTTGCAATATTCTTAAAAAACGATGTAAAACTAATTTGGCGAAATGCTCGCCCAAGACAAGTAATGTTAATGTCGTTCTTATTTTTATTTTATGGACTACTTTTTTACACAAACAAAACATATCAAGAAATGCCAGCAATTTTAGCTTTTGCTTCTATATTTGTAACGGGTGGGTTTTTATTAACTTTTGGTCAATTAGTTCCTTCTTGGGATAGCGAGTATTACAAACTATTAATGAGTCAAAATATTTCCTATAAAAAATACTTAGAATCAAAATGGTATTTAATGGTTTTTGCGGTAACTATTTCATTTGTATTAAGTACTCCATATTTATACTTTGGTTGGAAAATTTATGGAATGATAGTAGCTGGAGCCTTTTTTAATATTGGTTTAAACTCTTTTATCACGTTGTTTGGAGGTGCTTTAAATAGAACGCCGGTAGAATTAAATGTAAAGGCAAAAGCGTTTAGTAATACCAACGGATTTAATCCAACTCAAATGTTAATAGCATTACCAAAAATGGTATTGCCTATGTTGCTATTTTATATACCATATAAGTTTATAAATTTTGAAGCAGGACTTTTAGTACTTGGTTTTAGCGGTGTTTTAGGAATTATTTTTAGAAACTTCTTTTTAACTAAAATTGAAGGCATTTATCAAAAAGGAAAGTACAAAACCATTGCCGCATACAACGAAAAAAAATAA
- a CDS encoding PadR family transcriptional regulator, giving the protein MGNQKLYKGSLQTIILKLLGENDKMYGYEITQRVKQLTKGELNITEGALYPALHKLEAEGLLDVEVAKVDNRLRKYYKLTENGTKETVNRLAELEEFIKTMQTIVNPKFA; this is encoded by the coding sequence ATGGGAAATCAAAAATTGTATAAAGGATCATTACAAACAATTATTTTAAAGTTGTTAGGAGAGAATGATAAAATGTATGGTTATGAAATAACCCAAAGAGTGAAACAGCTTACCAAAGGAGAATTGAATATAACGGAAGGTGCTTTATACCCGGCATTACACAAATTAGAAGCCGAAGGTTTACTAGATGTTGAGGTTGCTAAAGTTGATAACCGTTTGCGTAAATATTATAAACTCACAGAAAATGGCACCAAAGAAACGGTGAATCGTTTAGCCGAATTGGAAGAATTTATTAAAACAATGCAAACTATTGTAAACCCTAAATTTGCTTAA